CGGTGCCACGGGCAATGTGATATTCCGTCAACTGGATCGCCTGCTCACGGGTCAAACCGGCTTGCAATTCCACGGGCTGATAATCGCTCTCATCGCGCATCACACAGCCGATCGACTGCACCGCAGTGACATAATCCGCCCGCATCTCTGGCGTGATCCCCTTCGGCGGAACGGCGAGACAACCCGCAAGGGCCGAAGAGCAAAGCGCAAAACATACAAATTTCTTCACCGGTCAATCTCCCCAAACACAACATCAAGTGATCCGATAATCGCGGCCACATCGGCCAGCTGATGCCCGGTCGTAATGTGATCCATCGACTGCAAATGCAAATAGCCCGGCGCGCGGATCTTGGCGCGATACGGCTTGTTGCTGCCATCCGCCACAAGGTAAACACCAAATTCACCCTTGGGCGCTTCCACAGCGGCATAAACCTCGCCCTCAGGCACGTGGAACCCTTCGGTATAGAGCTTGAAGTGGTGGATCAGCGCCTCCATCGAGGTCTTCATCTCACCACGCTTCGGCGGGGTCAGCTTGCCACGCGCCATCACGTCGCCCTGCCCTTCCGGCTCACGCAGCTTGGCAATCGCCTGCAACATGATGTGGGCCGATTGGCGCATCTCTTCCATCCGCATCAGGTAACGGTCATAGCAGTCGCCGTTCTTGCCGACAGGGATCTGAAACTCGAACTCGTCATAGCATTCATACGGCTGGGCGCGGCGCAAATCCCACGCCATCCCGACCGAACGCGCCATCACACCCGAATACCCATATTCCAGAACGGTCTGCTCATCGACCACGCCGATATCGACGTTGCGCATCTTAAAGATGCGGTTCTCGGTCAACAGCGTGTTGATGTCCTTCATGAATTTCGGGAAATCGACGCTGGCCCATTCCTCGATATCATCCAAAAGCTCGGGCGGCAGGTCCTGATGCACACCACCGGGCCGGAAATAGGCCGCGTGCAACCGCGCACCGCAAGCCCGCTCATAGAACACCATCAGCTTTTCGCGCTCTTCAAAGCCCCACAGCGGCGGGGTCAGCGCGCCCACGTCCATCGCCTGTGTGGTCACGTTCAAGAGGTGGTTCAAAATTCGGCCGATCTCGGAATACAAGACCCGGATCAGGCTGGCGCGGCGTGGCACAACCACCCCGGTCAGCTTCTCGATCGCCAAACACCAGGCATGTTCCTGGTTCATCGTGCCGACATAATCCAGCCGGTCGAAATACGGCAGACATTGCAAATATGTCCGGCTTTCCATCAGCTTCTCGGTGCCGCGATGAAGCAGGCCGATATGCGGGTCACACCGCTCGACAATCTCACCGTCCAGCTCAAGAACAAGCCGCAAAACCCCGTGCGCCGCAGGGTGCTGCGGGCCGAAGTTGATATTGAAATTGCGGATCTTCTGCTCGCCGGTCAGCGTGTCATCAAACCCTTTGGAGCCGTCCATCATTTGTCTGCCCCTTCACCTTTCTCGTCCCCCGGAAGGATGTATTCGGCACCCTCCCATGGCGACATGAAATCAAACTGTCGATATTCCTGAACCAGCGTAACCGGCTCATAAACCACCCGCTTTTGCGCTTCGTCGTAACGCACTTCGGTATAGCCCGTGGTCGGAAAGTCCTTGCGCAGCGGATGGCCGCGAAAGCCATAGTCGGTCAGAATCCGGCGCAAATCCGGGTGGCCGGTGAAAATGATACCGAACATGTCGAACACTTCGCGCTCAAACCAATTGGCGCTCGGATGCACGTCGATGATCGACGGCACCATCTCCTCTTCGCGAATGCTCACCCGAAGGCGGATGCGCTGGTTCTGATACATGCTGAGGAAGTGGTAAACCACGTCGTAACGCTTGGCCCGCTCCGGGTAATCCACCGCCGTCACATCGACCAGCGTCGAGAACTTGCAATTCCCGTCCGATTTCAGGAACTCAACCAGCCCGACAATATTGGACGGCGTCACATCGACGTTCAACTCGCCATAGGCCACGTCCCAGCCCAACACGCAATCGGGCCGCTTGGCCTCGATCAATGCGCCCAACTCGGTGAGTGCTTCACTCATGGTTTTGCCCTTTCCCGCGCCCGTCCCGGCGCAGCCTGATCATGCTTGCGCTTATCGCGCGATTGTCCCGGTCCGTCGGATTTTCCGTGCCAGCTGCAAAATACCGTAAACCAAGGCTTCCGCCGTCGGCGGGCAACCCGGAACATAGATATCCACCGGCACAACCCGGTCGCATCCGCGCACCACGGAATAGCTGTAATGATAATAGCCACCGCCATTGGCGCAGGATCCCATCGAGATCACATAGCGCGGCTCGGGCATCTGGTCGTAAACCTTGCGCAACGCCGGAGCCATCTTATTGGTCAGCGTGCCGGCCACGATCATCACATCAGACTGTCGCGGGCTCGCCCGCGGGGCCACACCGAACCGGTCAAGGTCATAGCGCGGCATCGACGCGTGCATCATTTCCACGGCGCAACACGCCAGCCCGAACGTCATCCAGTGGAGCGAGCCCGTCCGGGCCCAATTGATCAGATCCTCTGTCGAGGTCAGCAGAAACCCCTTGTCCTGAAGCTCTGCATTAAGTGCCTGGGTGGCTACTTCGCGGTCACTGCCCGCGGTGTTGGCTCCCGTCATGACCATTCAAGCGCCCCTTTCTTCCATTCGTAAGCAAAGCCGATGGTGAGAACGGCCAAGAACACCATCATCGACCAGAAGCCCACCATGCTGACATCCTTGAACGCCACGGCCCAAGGGAAAAGCATCGCGATTTCAAGGTCAAAGATGATGAACAGGATCGACACGAGGTAGAACCGCACATCGAATTTCATCCGCGCATCATCAAAGGCGTTAAAGCCGCACTCATAGGCGCTCACCTTCTCCGCATCCGGGTTGCGCACGGCCAAAACCACCGCCGCAAGAATGAGAACGACACCAATCGCAA
This genomic window from Rhodobacteraceae bacterium D3-12 contains:
- a CDS encoding NADH-quinone oxidoreductase subunit B; this translates as MTGANTAGSDREVATQALNAELQDKGFLLTSTEDLINWARTGSLHWMTFGLACCAVEMMHASMPRYDLDRFGVAPRASPRQSDVMIVAGTLTNKMAPALRKVYDQMPEPRYVISMGSCANGGGYYHYSYSVVRGCDRVVPVDIYVPGCPPTAEALVYGILQLARKIRRTGTIAR
- a CDS encoding NADH-quinone oxidoreductase subunit C → MSEALTELGALIEAKRPDCVLGWDVAYGELNVDVTPSNIVGLVEFLKSDGNCKFSTLVDVTAVDYPERAKRYDVVYHFLSMYQNQRIRLRVSIREEEMVPSIIDVHPSANWFEREVFDMFGIIFTGHPDLRRILTDYGFRGHPLRKDFPTTGYTEVRYDEAQKRVVYEPVTLVQEYRQFDFMSPWEGAEYILPGDEKGEGADK
- a CDS encoding NADH-quinone oxidoreductase subunit D; the protein is MDGSKGFDDTLTGEQKIRNFNINFGPQHPAAHGVLRLVLELDGEIVERCDPHIGLLHRGTEKLMESRTYLQCLPYFDRLDYVGTMNQEHAWCLAIEKLTGVVVPRRASLIRVLYSEIGRILNHLLNVTTQAMDVGALTPPLWGFEEREKLMVFYERACGARLHAAYFRPGGVHQDLPPELLDDIEEWASVDFPKFMKDINTLLTENRIFKMRNVDIGVVDEQTVLEYGYSGVMARSVGMAWDLRRAQPYECYDEFEFQIPVGKNGDCYDRYLMRMEEMRQSAHIMLQAIAKLREPEGQGDVMARGKLTPPKRGEMKTSMEALIHHFKLYTEGFHVPEGEVYAAVEAPKGEFGVYLVADGSNKPYRAKIRAPGYLHLQSMDHITTGHQLADVAAIIGSLDVVFGEIDR
- a CDS encoding NADH-quinone oxidoreductase subunit A; the encoded protein is MDGMLREYLPILIFIAVAVAIGVVLILAAVVLAVRNPDAEKVSAYECGFNAFDDARMKFDVRFYLVSILFIIFDLEIAMLFPWAVAFKDVSMVGFWSMMVFLAVLTIGFAYEWKKGALEWS